AACACCCGTGTCGATCTCATTGGCGCCTTGGCTCCCGCACGCCACTGACGCTGGGGGTTGGAATTGTCCAGCCGCAGAGCCTCGTTAGCCACAATGGCACCTGCGAAGTGCCGCTCCAGGCTAAGACGGGCGAACGGCATCCCGTCTTATTATAATCCGGACAGATCCTCCAGGGCCAGCACTCTTCCGGTCCGTCTCCCTACTTTCGGATGTCAACCGAATTGAACAGAGATCGCAACGGATACCGAAAGGGATCGGGTCATTTGGCGGGAGATCGCTGCCCCAGATCAAATCCACTGACCGAGCCAGCCTGCACGTCTAGCCATGTTTTGACCAAGACACAGCGGCTTCTGACGGGGTCTTCGGCTACAGAGGCAAGTCCAGTCGGCTTCGTATACGAGCTGGGACGATATGTCCCTATTTTCCTGTTCATGTTGCATCGCGCGAGAACTTTTGCTTTGTACGATGGTCCACATGGTCGGCATATTCGTGCCGTCTGATCATTTTAATGTCCAGAATCAAATTTTTGTTCATTTGCACGAACAGCGTTGAACCCGTTGTTCGCCACGCTCGTTAACACCGAGCGCAATGCATGCCCTTTCTCAACTCATCTTGGCCAACACAGTGCCTTTCGCCCCTCAACGTTGAAGGCCGTGACAAACagcttgagcttctcgaaaTCCCCATTTAAATGAAATGGAGGTCCAATTCCTGACTGATATGCTGGTATCCATTCTTTAAGTGAGCCGCCCTTGGCGTCGTGAACAATATGGCTCGTTGTTGGACCTCGTCTAAGCCCCGTTTCCTCTACCCTATAACTATGCGACCATCCAGTCGTTAACTGGCCTTGCAGTGTCGGCCGCTACTCCTCCCCAGTCATGCGCTCCGTTTCCTTCATGGCGTGAGCTAGCGCTGTGTTGTTCCGAGGCACAAAAAGCGCCTTATAACGGTGCGGCATCGCCACCAAGCTTGTGGGATCAGCATTGCCACGAACCGGGTGGCAGTCTACCGCGTCCTGCTTCTCAATATGGAAGCTATTTATGAGTCGCATATATAGCAGATATAGCTCCCGGTTTGCCAGCAACGAGCCGGCGCACATGCGGTAGCCGACGCCGTAGGTGAAGAGGGGTGCATCAGGCTGCTCGAGCCATCGCTCCGGACGGAAAACATCGGGGTCAGACCAGACGGCCGAGTCTGTAGTCCAAATCAGCGAATATTCACGTATAAGGCGTTTAAGTAGGCGTGGCCCTGTCACTTACCCCGATTGCAGGCCCATGCATTCAAGAACACGACTGAACCCTTGGGTATGACAGTCCCACCGTAGGCCACATCCTTGATGCTGGCAcgcggcagcgccaggcgTAAGACCGTAAAATATCGAAGCGACTCTTTCACCAGGGCGACAATGTACTGGCAGGTCTGATCATCACCCTCGTCACACATTGGCCTGTCCTCGCCAAATGTCTTGCGAATTTCACGGACGGCCTTGTCTTGGACCTCGGGATGCTGCGACAAATAGGCGACGAACCAAGCTACTTGGGTCGTCACggtgtcgaggccgccagaGAGCATGGTGAGGCTGATGGATGTCAGCTCGGCCTTGTTGAGCTTGGCCTCTTCGTCCATGATGACATTGGCCTGGATGCACGGCTTGTGCGTCCCACGTGCGATCCTATCGTCAAGCCCGTTATTGAGGTCCGTCAAGTACTTGTCTCTGCGGTTTCGCATCTCTCTGGCCTTGGTCGAGTGCATGTTGAATGGATTCAGTCGCATCAAGGGGATGTAGTCTTGCAAATTGCCCGTAGTGGAGCGGAAGCGGCTGATTTCTTCCTCGACGTGGGTGATTTCGTCAAACAGGTTGTCGCTCTGGCTTTTGAGACGCACGCCCCAGTTGAGAGTCAGGGCAAGGGACAGAGAAAGCCGCTGGATCATCGGCATTGGATCCACTGCCTTGTTCCCAGCTTGTCCATATGTATAGAGTTCCCGGATGAAATCTCGGGTCTCGATGTCAAGATGTGATATGTAAGTCTGAACGGACGGTTTGTTCAATGCCGACGCTGCGCCTTTCCGGCGGCGCTTGAGCGAGTCACTGTAGGGCGACGTGCCAATTGTTGTTCCAGCGGTATCACTCAAAACCTACAACAGTTGCCATATTAGCCAAGAGAAATCCAACAAAGTCGTGTCCAGCGTGAAAAAAAGCACCTTGTGAAAAGTGTAAAACTCTGGTCGCGAGCTCATGGCTTGGGCGTTTTGTCCGAAAATGGTCCTCGCTGCCGATGCGGAGTTGATCACCACAACGGGCACATTTCCAAGCTGTATCTGGTAGACGTCGCCAAACCGACGGGCCCACTCACGATACTTCTCCGCGGCATTCACGCGGATGTCCCAGAGATTGCCAATGAGCGGCAGGCCCGGGGGCCCCTTCATCCCGTGTATCCTGGCATTATAGCGCACAAGCTCGTTGACGAGAACGTACAACGCTGGTGCCGCAACGAGTGTGAGGAGCAGGGACTGCCATTTGGTATGTTGCAGCTGCTCGGCCACCGACAAGATAACGTTGGCAATGGTCATGGCAAAGCTCAAccggagggcggcggcggcggcgactggggtTTGTCTGTTATATCAAGGGGGGGTCTCAAACCTTGTTTCGATCCGCGAATCAAACGACGGTGGCAGTGCTTCTTGAACGGGCATGGACGGCTCCCTTTTCTTGAGGATCACCTTGTGTCGCACGGTCTCCTTAGATATACCTCGCCAAGGCAAAGTTCCAGCGCGGCATTGCGCCTGTATCCGCACCTTGAAGCTTCCCCACTACCCCGCGGGCAGTTTTCTTGACGAAAGCGGCTCGGAAATCTCGGAATTGTTTCCGAGTGCAAGTCTTGGTGTCTGATTGACTGAATCGTTGGGGCGCCAGATGCCACATAATACCCCCAGCTCGGAAGCCAACCCCTTGGGGAAAGCTCTGAATTCCGGCGTAATCATTCTGAGGACGCTACGCACGACCAACGATGGAGCACAGTCCCTCGTCTCTCAGCTCGCAATCTGCTCCGCGGCATGATTCTCAAGTCGGCAGCCCGCTTCATCGTCGCTCCAAGCGCGGGAGGTACACGCCGGTGGCATGGTTAGTTAgcccttcccttccctggCCTGGAGAGTGTCCTTGCAGACGTTAATGACCTGGCCGTGTAGCAATGAGTGCAAGAAGCGGAAGCTCAAGTGCATTCCAACTGACGATGACAAGTGTCAGCGATGCATCGCAGGGGGCGTCATCTGCGTGTTCgggtcgcggccgccaccgcgtgCCACCAAGACAGCTCGGCTGGCCAACATGAAGATGCATGTTCTTGCAGACGCGTCGAGCCATCATCACGTTCGTGCCCTGACCGATGAGATGGCACAACTGCGACAGCAAGTCGTGGACCTGGCCGAGTCTGTCAGAGAGCTCAGGGAGAACGCGGATGGGACATCACGGCCGCAGAACACGTCCTGCGTTGCGGCGGCCTTTGCCAACTCCCCGTCCAATGTTGCTTCCATGTCGCGAGACAACGCACCCAAGCATCCGCACTTCATCGGCCCTACACGCCCGGCGTACGGGCTCGTTGTAGCGGAGCGCTCGCTCACGCGCATGGGCATCCAAGCTCTTGATTCCGCCAAGTCTACGTCCTTGTCCTCAAGCCGAGCCGATTCCCCtctcgcgggcgacgcgatggaagacgaggagccTTCCACTACAGACGCCGAGTTCTGGGCCAGCTGTACGCCTGACGAGGTCGCacgcctgctggccgtcttTGAAGAGGAAGTCGAGTCCGTGTACCCCTTCGTTGACACCATTGAGCTGGCCTCGCGGGCTGAGCAGATCTTGAACCGTATCCGCCACTCGGACGCCTTGGACAATCAGCCGCATGATAGGCAACAAGCTCCGCTCAGTAACCTGGATGTCGACATGGCCAagctggccgtggccacgACTGTGGCCATTGAGGCGCATGGCAAGACAGCACTGAGCGCGTCCATCGCCGGGTCTGTGGAGGACCGTCTGTCGCGCATCTCAAGGGGCCAGGTGGAACTGAAAGGGATACAGCTCTTGACCATGCTGGTAAGCACTGCCACGCACCCAAAGTCCAGCACTCCCATCACGCGTAGACCATACTTACAGTCACCAATAGAGCATTTACTACTTCCACTGTGATGACGAGCTCCTTGCCTGGCGCAccatcggcgtcgctgctcgCGAGGCTCTCGAGATGGgcctgcatcgtcgccgcagcctgTTTGACAATTTCCGCGACGCCCACTCGCGCCGGGACGCCATGCGCGTGTTCTGGTGTGTATACGTGCTCGATCGTCGCTGGAGCTTTGGGACGAGCTTGTCCTTTGCGCTCTCTGATCGTGATATCGATCCCGCGTTACCGGAGCCTGTAAGTCGCCATGCCGACCCCTGCTGACAAGACATGAGTATCTTATAAAACATCGCCTCCCATAGGACGCAGACTTAGCCTACCTCCGATGCATGATAAGCTATGCGCGCTTGTGCTCCAAGATATGGGACGCCATTCCACCGTTCGGTTCTCCCTCGCCGGCCATTCCCACCGAAGACGTCCACGCGCTCGACCTCAGCACGCAAGTCTGGCTAGACTCGATCCCGTCACACCTTCAGATACGGCATCCGCGGATGCTCAGCGCGGCTAGCGGCAACAACATGTCTCAACCGCGCGTGCTGCACCGCCTCCGCGCTCTGCTCTACCTCCGCGGCAACTACACCCGCATCGCCATATATCAGCACTACCTGTTGAGCTCCGCGAGCATACAAGCCAATCTTCCCTCTGCGCGGCTCGTCGTGGAAATCGCACGGGACACCGTGCAGGTCCTCGTTCATCTCAACGCCACAACCGACGTTTACTCGCGCCAGCAAAATGCCTTCAACTACTTCTTGCTGAGCGCCTTTGCCGTACTCACCTTGGCAGTGTGTCACGCGCCGCACCATTTCGCAAAGACATGCCGAGAAAGCCTCGTACAGGCGATTGAACTGGTCAAGGGATTTTCTCGCCATAGCGTAGCGAGCAGGAGATTGTGGAACAGCATTCGAGAGCTGTTGCCGCGGTTAAAAAGCCTCCAAATGCAAAGCTCGGAGGGCGGCCCGCACGTGGATTCCATGGcccatgttgctgctggtgatgtTGGTGTGGAAACAGAGACGCGGCGGGAAAACAGAACCGACATGGACGCCCCGATGGACTTGGGACCACAGttccacgtcgacggcggaATGCAACTTTCCATGATCCCCGAGGTGACGGAATTTAGTTCAGATCTCTTGGACCTATTTGACACTCTGGGACAAGGACAGAGCTTCGGAAATGCGTTTGAAACCGACTTTGGCGACCCATTGGCACACGGAGGGTTGGAGCTGCAGTCGGACGAGCTGGGAATCTCCCGCCGCTTTCTTCAAGGCCTAATGTGATGAATAGAAAGCACACTCTCTAAGACTCGCGAGTTTGGGATAGCGATTGACCTGCCTATGGTGGCCCTTGTGATCTGACGAGACTTCTATCTTGCCCCGTTCTCGAAATACACCATCATGGCTCCTTTGTGTACCGTCTTCGCAaaggccttgagctccgcATGCGCAGTGCACTCGTTGTCATAGTAGATCATGTCATCGACAGAGCTGAACACGGAAATCGCCGCGAAAGTGAAGCCTTGCGCGCGCTGATCAGGCTTTGCCTCCCCCGCAGTTACGGAAACGATGTACGGCTTGCCGTCCTACCCCTCACTGTTGTCAGATTGCATGCGGTTGCGGAttggatgatgatgtcgtATTGTGGTGTCGACTGAACAGAACCCACCTTGACTGCCTTGTTTTGCATGTGCTTGTAGAATTCCAGAAGACGCTCTTGATCTTCTCGATTGGGTATCTTGAATAGAGTGACACGGTGAATCTGGCCAGCCATGGTATAGGGTCGTTGGTTGGGGCAGTGGCCCGGGTTGCAAAACGATTGGGGGGGCGGACAAGACCTTGAACAGACTTTGTTAGTCGAAACTCGCAATCGTTGAATAGGTAAAATGTGCTTTCTCGAGCGCCTTCTGCACAAGCGGCGGAATCACACCTCTTAAGCCGGTCATTAGGTGGAAACCGCCGACCAGAGCTACGTCGGCTCGGAATCGGA
Above is a genomic segment from Purpureocillium takamizusanense chromosome 2, complete sequence containing:
- a CDS encoding 3-hydroxyphenylacetate 6-hydroxylase (TransMembrane:1 (o19-40i)~EggNog:ENOG503NU6J~COG:Q), with product MTIANVILSVAEQLQHTKWQSLLLTLVAAPALYVLVNELVRYNARIHGMKGPPGLPLIGNLWDIRVNAAEKYREWARRFGDVYQIQLGNVPVVVINSASAARTIFGQNAQAMSSRPEFYTFHKVLSDTAGTTIGTSPYSDSLKRRRKGAASALNKPSVQTYISHLDIETRDFIRELYTYGQAGNKAVDPMPMIQRLSLSLALTLNWGVRLKSQSDNLFDEITHVEEEISRFRSTTGNLQDYIPLMRLNPFNMHSTKAREMRNRRDKYLTDLNNGLDDRIARGTHKPCIQANVIMDEEAKLNKAELTSISLTMLSGGLDTVTTQVAWFVAYLSQHPEVQDKAVREIRKTFGEDRPMCDEGDDQTCQYIVALVKESLRYFTVLRLALPRASIKDVAYGGTVIPKGSVVFLNAWACNRDSAVWSDPDVFRPERWLEQPDAPLFTYGVGYRMCAGSLLANRELYLLYMRLINSFHIEKQDAVDCHPVRGNADPTSLVAMPHRYKALFVPRNNTALAHAMKETERMTGEE
- a CDS encoding uncharacterized protein (COG:S~EggNog:ENOG503P7CE) produces the protein MAGQIHRVTLFKIPNREDQERLLEFYKHMQNKAVKDGKPYIVSVTAGEAKPDQRAQGFTFAAISVFSSVDDMIYYDNECTAHAELKAFAKTVHKGAMMVYFENGAR
- a CDS encoding uncharacterized protein (COG:K~EggNog:ENOG503P05X~TransMembrane:1 (o570-589i)) translates to MEHSPSSLSSQSAPRHDSQVGSPLHRRSKRGRYTPVACNECKKRKLKCIPTDDDKCQRCIAGGVICVFGSRPPPRATKTARLANMKMHVLADASSHHHVRALTDEMAQLRQQVVDLAESVRELRENADGTSRPQNTSCVAAAFANSPSNVASMSRDNAPKHPHFIGPTRPAYGLVVAERSLTRMGIQALDSAKSTSLSSSRADSPLAGDAMEDEEPSTTDAEFWASCTPDEVARLLAVFEEEVESVYPFVDTIELASRAEQILNRIRHSDALDNQPHDRQQAPLSNLDVDMAKLAVATTVAIEAHGKTALSASIAGSVEDRLSRISRGQVELKGIQLLTMLSIYYFHCDDELLAWRTIGVAAREALEMGLHRRRSLFDNFRDAHSRRDAMRVFWCVYVLDRRWSFGTSLSFALSDRDIDPALPEPDADLAYLRCMISYARLCSKIWDAIPPFGSPSPAIPTEDVHALDLSTQVWLDSIPSHLQIRHPRMLSAASGNNMSQPRVLHRLRALLYLRGNYTRIAIYQHYLLSSASIQANLPSARLVVEIARDTVQVLVHLNATTDVYSRQQNAFNYFLLSAFAVLTLAVCHAPHHFAKTCRESLVQAIELVKGFSRHSVASRRLWNSIRELLPRLKSLQMQSSEGGPHVDSMAHVAAGDVGVETETRRENRTDMDAPMDLGPQFHVDGGMQLSMIPEVTEFSSDLLDLFDTLGQGQSFGNAFETDFGDPLAHGGLELQSDELGISRRFLQGLM